CCGCACACAGACGTTCTTTTCCCGACGCATTGGACTGTCGGAAGACATCCTTGCCGGCGCGCGTATGACCGGTCAGATCGGTCGGTTTTCCGTGGGGCTGCTCAACATCGAAACCGGCGATGGCATGGATGAGCTCCTCGGGACCCGTTCAGCCAACAATTCCGTGGCACGTGTCCGTACGACGGTCGGTCCCCGCGCTACCGCCGGCGCCATCTTCACGAATCTCGACCGGAATGGCGCGTGGAACCGCGCTCTCGGCGTCGATACGCAGATCCGGTTCTGGAGCCGGAGCAGCTTCGAAGCCTGGTACACGACCGTCAAGGACAGCAATCCGGCATTCGAGGATGCGGCTGGACACGTCGGAGTCAGCCTCCGGAATGCTGTTTATGGCGCCAGCCTCGACTATACCAGCGTTGGTGAGAACTATAACCCGGGACTCGGTTTCGTCCGGCGCCGCGACATGCGGGAGGCCATTTCGACGGTCACGTACTCCCCGTTCTTTGACAACGGTCCGTTCCGCCAGATCACGGGACACGTCATGGGCATCAACATCACGGGGCAGGATGGCGAGAAGCAGACGTGGGAAATCGACCCTTCCGTGACGTTCCAGCTCCGCCAGCGGGACAGTTTCACGATTTCCGGCAGTCGGCAGTTCGAGCGGCTGGAGTCGTCGTTCTTCATCCGGCCCGATGCGGAAATCGTGGCCGGTGACTACACATTCAACCGGATTGGGGCATCCATCACCGCCGATCCGGGACGCGTCATTTCGGCTTCCCTCCGGTTCGAAACGGGCGATTTCTTCAGCGGCACGCGCACCGATTGGACCGTGAGTGGCGGCTGGCGTCAATCCAAGCACTTGACCCTGGAAGGTCGCCTGAGTCGGTCGGGTATTGACCTGCCCATTCCCAACGGGGAATTCAGCGCACTCACCGCATCGGTCGACGTGCTGGCCAGCATCAGCCGCAAGTTGTTCATGAAGGCGCTCATCCAGACCGACAACTTCTCACGCGACATCAACGCGAACATCCGCATCAACTGGATCCACACGCCCGGATCCGATTTGTTCGTGGTGTTCAACACCTCATATCACGTGCCCGGGGACAACGAGAACCTGTTCGATCCCCGTGCGGAGCTGCTGATGAACGATATCATCGGCGTGGCCAAGGTGACGTATTTGATCATGCTGTAGAAGATTTCCCTACAGCATTCCTGCAGCAAACCGGATATACTGGACCCCATTCCATTTTATTACCGGTTTTTCCTATGACACGCGTTCTGGCCTTGCTGTCTGTTCTTTTCTTGATGTCGCTGTTCATGGCCACTCCGGGCACGGCCCAGGCCGTCCGTCCCGTGCCCTATCCGGTCATGGAAGGCCCGCGATTTGAACGGGCCATCGAGAACGGAACGCGGACGCGGACCGGGCACCCGGGCCCGAACTACTGGTTGAACACCGCGACGTACGACATGGACGTCGTGCTGTCGCCCGATACCCGCACGGTCCGGGCCACGTCGGTCGTCACCTACACGAATGCTTCGCCCGATACGCTCCGCGTGCTGCCTGTCCACCTGCGCCAGAATCTGCATGCGGAGGGCGTGGTCCGGAACCGGCCCCAGGCATTGACCGGCGGTGTGCATCTGGGTACCGTCTCGGTGAACGATGCGCCGCTCGTGGAGCGTACGTCGGCGCGCCAGCCCGGTTATGTGGTAAACGGCACGCGGATGACCCTCGTCCCGGCGGAGCCCGTCCTTCCAGGCCAGACGGTACGACTCGGCTTCACGTGGTCGTTCGAGGTCCCCGGTCCGGGCGCCCCGCGCATGGGCACGGATGGCGAAATGTTCTTTGTGGCGTACTGGTATCCCCAGTTGGCCGTCTACGATGACGTCAAGGGCTGGAACGCCGAAGCCTACATGGGCAATGGCGAGTTCTACATGGGATTCGCGGACTACGACGTCCGGATCACCGCGCCGGACGGATGGCTGGTGGGGGCCACAGGAGTCCTTTCGAATCCGGACGATGTGCTCACCGATGCCGCCCGGGATCGCCTTCGAAGAGCAGCTTCGGAGCCGGATGTGGTGCACGTGGTCACGGAATCGGATCTGGCGTCGGGTACGGCTACCCGGACATCGGATGAGGGCCACCTGACGTGGCATTTCCGCGCGGAACGCGTCCGGGACTTTTCGTTCGCATCGTCCAATCGCTATCTGTGGGATGCCACGCACGCCGACACGGGCGATGGCGGCACGTCCATGATCCACGCGCTGTATCGTCCGGAGGCCGCGGTCTGGCAACGATCCGCCGAGTTCGGGCGGTACAGCATAGAATTCCTGTCGCGGCAGTTGGGCCTTCCCTACCCCTATCCGCACATGACGGCGGTTGAAGGTGTCGTTGGCGGCGGCATGGAATTCCCGATGATGACCCATATTGGTGGCAGCCGATCGGACAGGGCCTTGTTCGGCGTGACCTTCCATGAAATCGCCCATATGTGGTTTCCCATGATCGTGGGCAGCAACGAGAAGGCCTTCACGTGGATGGACGAGGGACTGACATCCTTCAATACGAATGAGGCAACGGCCGATTTCTGGGGGGTCGATGCATGGAATCCCGCCGGTCAGGGCTACTACCGGATTGCCGGAACCGGCGACGAGGTGGAACCGATGCGCCACGGCGACCAGTATCCGTTGGATGGGGCGGCACGCGGCTTGGCTTCCTACAGCAAGCCGGCCGTGGCGCTCCACGCCCTGCGCGGCATGATCGGCGACGAGCGGTTCTATGAGGCCTATCAGGAGTATGCCCGGCGCTGGGCGTACCGGCATCCGCAACCCTACGATCTGTTCAATACGTTCGAAGACGTGCTGGGCCGGGACCTGGACTGGTTCTGGACGCCGTTGTTCTTCGAGACGTGGACCCTGGACCACGCGGTGGAGTCGGTGACGTCCGGCCCCGGGGGCGTGGTCGTACGCGTGGCGGACCGGGGTCTTACGCCCTATCCGGCTCACGTGCGGGTCACGTACGACGACGACATGACGATTGAAATGGCCATTTCCGCGGATTTCTGGCTCGAAGGCTCACGCCTCGAAGAGGTCACGTTCCAACCCGGACGTGTGGTGCGGGTGGAAATCGACCCGGATGGCTTTGCTCCGGACGTGGACCGCTCGAACAACGTTTGGACGGCATCGCCCGTGCGCTGACCGATTCCGATTTTGAAATCAGCATAAAGGGGGTTGTCCTGAATGCCGGGATCACCCTATCTTGGCAGTCTGTCATTCCTCGGTAGCTCAGCGGTAGAGCATGCGGCTGTTAACCGCAGGGTCGTAGGTTCGAATCCTACCCGGGGAGCAATGAACGCCCGCTCAGCCTCGTGCTGGGCGGGCGTTTATTATTTACCCCCGGGTAGGATGAGAACCGTACCCGAGCGCCGCCAGGCGCGAGGGAGGTTCAAACGAGCGGCGGCGCCAGCCGACGCGACTTACGAGCCTTGTGGCACAAGCTCTCTCTTCCTCCTCGCCCCGTCGTGGCGAGTAAATCCTACCCGGGGAGCATGAAAAAGCCGGATCCCACGACGTGGGGTCCGGCTTTTTCAATTTCGGGGCAGGAGTCGAACCGTACCCGAGCGCTTCAGATCAAGCCGACCGCTACACCCAACCCGATAATCAGCAACAACGTGCCGGCAATCAGCTGTACCGTCTCCATGGTCACTTTGGCGACGTATCGGCTGCCGAGGAAGACGCCCGCGAAGGCGGCGACTATGGCCGTGGCCATCAGCGGAGCTTCCGTCGAACCGATCGGGGACCCCTTTCCCAGCAGGAAGAACGTGGCGGCGTAGACCGCAATACGCATCGCATCCACCATGAAACTGATAAGCGCGGTACTGCCCACGAAAACAGGTGTATCCAGGCCCAGTTTGACCAGGAATGCCGATCGAAGGGCACCCTGGTGTCCGGAAAGACCGCCGAAAAAGCCCGACAACAATCCACCGGCAACCAGATGATCGCGTCCGAATTCCAACCGGCGGAGCGCGGGCAGGAGTTCAAATAACGCGAATCCGACCATCAGCACGCCCAGTATGAGTCCCACGGGTGTCAATGTGGCGTCCAACCCGAAAAACGACCATGCCAACTGCCGCGGTGCGGTCGATACCAGACCCAGGAGGGACGCGCCGACGACGGCAGCAGCAATGGCCGGAATGCCGAAGCGGCGGACCAGCGCCCAGTCCGCATGCCGTCCGACCGCGGCGATCTTGAAAACATTGTTCGCGGCGTGGACCACGGCCGTGGCTGCGACGGCGACCTCAACCGGAAAAAACATTGCGAAGACCGGCAAGAGAACGGTCCCCAATCCGAAGCCCGAGTAGAGGGTCAGAATGGACGCCAAGAAGGCGACCAGTGCAACTGAAATGTGGTCCATTGAATGCCATCCCTTGGCGTATGGGCGTAAAGTACGGCCGTCCCGGGGCATTATTCCATACCTTCGGAAGGTCCCCGTCCACTCCAACAGTCGCCACAAGTCATGTCGCACTCCCCGAATAATCCACCCAAGCTGCGCGTGCTGGGCTTCGCTGGCAGCATTCGCGAAGGATCCTACAACCGTGCACTTCTGCAGGCCGCGATGGAGCTGGCCCCTGACGGCGTGCACATCGAACCGTACGACCTGGCGGGGATTCCTTTCTACAACGGCAATCTCGACAAGGATGGTCTACGGCCGGAGGAAGTGGAACGCTTCAAGAAGGCGATTTCCGACGCCGGTGCCCTGCTGGTGGTTACTCCGGAATACAATTCCGCCATTCCGGGAGTACTCCAGAACGCAATCGACTGGGCATCCCGTCCGGCATTCCGCTCACCGCTGGCTGGCAAGGCCGTAGCCATCATGGGCGCTTCCCCGGGGGCTTTCGGAACAACCCGGGGCCAGGAACACCTCAAACTGATCCTCATGGCATCGCTCGCTCTGGTCATGCCGCATCCCGGGGTCGCCGTGAATAAAGCTGCCGATAAATTCAACGATGATGGGCAATTGACCGACCAGGCGACCCGGGGCTTCATTGGCGAATACCTCGTGACATTCCAGGAATTCGTACACGAAACGGCAGATGCGATCTCCAGGAAGGACCCGGCTTGACGGAACGGAGTCCGACTGGTCAAAGGCATTAATCCGTACCTTCCGTAACGGTCCCGCCTGCGCTTCGACCTACTGGACGAATGCCCCGCCGATCCATCTGATGCCGATGCCATGCCCTCTTTCTACACCGATTTACCACCCGTTCATGTGTTTGAGGGCGTGTTCGATGATGCGAATTTCCAGCCCGTCCCGGACGACTGGTGGGCCGTCGTTCTGGACATCCAGGATTCGACCGGTTGGATACGCCGCGGGCATTACCGGGATGTCAACTTTGTCGGTGCGAGTGCCATAGCCGCGCTCCGGAATGCCGCCACGGACCGCGATATCCCCTTTGTTTTCGGAGGTGACGGGGCCACGCTGCTCGTGCCGGAAACGGACCGGGAGCGCATTGCGGGCACCCTGCTGGGCGTAGTCCGGTCGGCCCGGGAATTGTTCTCGATGGAACTGCACGCGGGAATGATCCGGGTGGGTACGCTGCGATCGGAGGGGCTCGACATCCAGGTGGCGCGCTATCAGGCGTCCACACACTATGCCCAGGCCATCCTGCGTGGTCCGGGCGTTGCGGAAGCCGAACGACGGGTCAAGAAGGCGGACGGTGCAGGTGTGTACCGCATGGATGATGTCGCGGAGCGGCCACCGGATTTCACAGGTGTGGAATGCCGCTGGTCACGCATTGACAGTCCTCGGGGGGAGACGGTCAGCTTGCTCGTACTGGCTGACCGAGCCGAGGAATACCGCAGCCTGTTCACGACACTGGACCGGATATACGGCACCGACGCCGAGCGCCACCCGACCCTTCCCGGGAATCTTCGACTCGCCCTCAATCCATTCAAGCTGGCCCGGTACGAACCCAAGGTCCGGCGTTCGCCGGGACACCGCACCCTGTACACCATTCGGATCTGGCTGCAGCAGTTCCTCCTGGTGCTCTTCGTCCGCCTGAAGCTGACGGTAGGCGGCGTCGAATGGGACCGCTACCTGCCGACCCTCTCGGACACGTCGGACGTGCGCAAGTTCGACGGCATGCTCCGTATGGTCATGAGCGGCACCACCGCCCAACGGGAGCAGCTGAATGCTTTTTTGCAAGAACGTCATGCCGCAGGACACCTGGTCTGGGGGATGCACGTCGCAGGGAGCGCCATCATGACCTGTGTGGTGTTCGAACGCCTCGGCGATCAGGTTCACTTCGTCGATGGATCGGACGGCGGGTACGCCATGGCCGCCGCCGACCTCAAACGTCGGCTGGAAACGTCAACGTAAATCGTGCTCCGCGGCCCAGACCGTCACTTTCAAGCCCGACGACCGCATCATCCAGTTCCGCCAACTTGCGGGCCACCGCAAGACCGATGCCGAGGCCGCCCTGCTTGCGCGTCATGTGGTCTTCTGCCTGGAAGAACTCATCGAACGCACGGGACAGGTCCTGTCTGGACAGCCCGGCACCCGTGTCGGTCACGGACAGTTGCAGCCCGTTTTCGTCGTGTTGGCAGGTCACATGAACCTGTCCACCTTCCTCCGTGGCCGCCACGCTGTTCAGGATGGCGTTGCCCAGAATGCGCACCAGTCGGTCCAGGTCGGACCAAACCGAGACGTCCATGTTGGGCGCCGAGACAGAGAATGAAAGGCCCGCCTTGCGTACGACCGGCCCGTAGTCCTCCCCCAGCCTGAGAAGTACATCCCGGATGGAGACCGCCCGACGGGCCCCGTCCACATTGCCCAGCCGCAGCGCCTCGAGCTGCGTCATGGACTCGATGATGGATGCCATGCGATCGGCCGCGACGCGGGCGTCACCGGCAAACGTCTGTTGGATCCCCGTGGTCTCCTCCTGCAGGATATCGAGCGCCTGGTTCAGGATAGCGAGCGGCGTACGCAATTCATGCGAGGCGATGGCCATGAACTCGGTCCGGAAGGCCTCGAACGCCTGGAGCCGCTCATAGGCGGACTCGACATACCGGATTTGCCGGGCATTCCGAATGGCCAGTGCGGCCTGGTTGGCAAACCCGCTGAGCAACGCCTCGTCCTCGACGTCGAACGGTCCCGACCGCTTGTTGAGGGCCTCGAGAACGCCGGTGGCCCGTCCCTCAATGGACATCGGGACCGCGAGGAGCGAGTCGGTCCTGAAGTTCACGACCTCACCCACGACCTTGAAATGCTGTTCTGCGGCCCGCAGGTCATTCTGGATGACGGGATCGCCAGTCGTGAATACCCGACCGGCAATGCTGCCTTCGAGGGGAACCGGTATGGCGGCCAGATCCTCCTGGCTCGTACCGGTCGAAGCCACGAACCGGAGTTCCTGGTGTCGCTCGTCGAACAGCAGCAGCGAACCGGCTTCGCAGTCCAACAGCTGGGTAACGGCTTCTATGATATACGTAAGCAAGTCGTCCAGACTGCCGGCCGAATTCAACTGGATGGTCACGTCCAGCAGTCGCTGGAGGACCAGCCGGTCGCGGATGGGGGAATGAGGCATGCAGGAGAAATGGTTTGGGTCTTCCAAACTTAGGAGAAACCCGGCGGCAAATCGAGTCGGCACCCGGGAAGGTCCCCGAGAGGCGGATGTTCGGCGCCCCGTCGGCATCGGAAAAATTCACGCATCGTCAATATGGGTATTGTCGTACTTTATTCAGCGTCACACCAACCTTTCTGGACCAATGGAACTGGAACTGGAACTCGAGGAGATCACCGCCGCCTGGGACGAGGATGATGATGAGTACGTCTTTGATGACGAAGAGGATGAGGACGACGAATGGGAAGAAGACGACGAAGAAGAAGACTGGGAGGACGATGACGAGGATGACTGGGAAGACGACGAAGAAGACGACGAGTGGTAACAATCGATTGATTTCTGATTTCATTGAACATCATTACCGGCACTTCAACGCCGCAGCGCTGGTCGATGCGGCAAAGGGGTACGTGGATCACCTGCAGAAGGGCGGTAAGATGATGGTCACCCTGGCCGGTGCCATGAGCACGGCCGAACTGGGGTTGTCCTTCGCGGAGCTCATCCGTCGGGGACATGTGCACGCCATTACGTGCACGGGTGCCAATCTGGAGGAAGATGTCTTCAACCTGGTGGCCCATGACCATTACGTCCGTATTCCGCGGTATCGGGACTTGACGCCGGCCGACGAAGAGGCCCTGCTGGAGCGGCACCTGAACCGGGTCACCGATACGTGCATCCCCGAGGAAGAGGCCATCCGTCGCATTGAGAAAGCCGTCCTCGATCATTGGGTCGCCGCCGATGAGGCCGGTGAGCGGTATTTCCCGCACGAGTTCCTGTACCGGATCCTGCTCAGCGGCGTCCTGGAGGAGCACTACCAGATTGACCCTGCCGACAGCTGGCTGCTGGCGGCGGCCGAAAAGAACCTCCCCATCATTGTACCGGGCTGGGAAGACTCCACGCTGGGCAACATCTTTGCCGGGCACGTCATCAAGGGGACCGTCAAGAACGTCCACACGGTCCGGTCCGGAATCGAGTACATGACCTATCTGGCCGACTGGTACCGCAGGGAAGTCCCTTCGGCAGGCGTGGGTTTCTTCCAGATTGGCGGTGGCATTGCCGGCGACTTTCCCATTTGCGTCGTCCCCATGCTGGAGCAGGATCTTGAGCTCGACGACGTGAAACGCTGGGCCTATTTCTGCCAGATCAGTGATTCCACGACCAGTTACGGCTCGTACTCCGGGGCCGTGCCGAACGAGAAGATCACCTGGGGCAAGCTCTCCGCAGATACCCCTTCCTACGTGATCGAGTCCGACGCGACCATTGTCGCACCGCTCATCTTCACCTACGTCCTCGAACGTCTGGGCGACCAGGCTCATCCCAAAGGCCATTGAAAGAACCAATTGTCCCTGTCACCGCATGGTCCACTGACGATGCGGAAGCGTTGTATATGATGGGTACCTGGAGCGACGGGTACTACGCAGTCGGCGACAACGGAAACGTACATGCCACCCAGATTGGCAACCCGATCGACATCCGCCAGGTCGTGGATGCGCTCGTTGACCGGGGTGTCACCTTCCCGCTGCTCATCCGCTTCCAGGATGTACTCAAGGGGCGGGTCGTGCAACTCAATGAGGCGTTCCGCGAGGCCATCAAGGAGATGGAATACGGCAACCGGTATACGGGGGTCTATCCCATCAAGGTGAATCAACTCCACGAAGTGGTGGAGGAAGTGCTGGATGCCGGAAAGCCCTTCGGCATGGGCCTGGAGTGTGGCTCCAAGGCTGAATTGGTGGCCGCCCTCCCTCATCTGGAGAGTGATGACACGCTCCTGATCTGCAACGGCTACAAGGACCAGACCACGGTCGACCTCATCCTGACGGGGCAGTCCCTCGGCAAGAACGTGCTCCCGGTCATGGAGAAGTATGACGAGTTCGATGCCTTGATGGCGGCGTCGCGCAAGCGCAAAATCGCCACTCAGTTCGGCGTGCGCGTTCGCCTGACAACGGCCGGTGCCGGTAAATGGGCCGATTCCGGCGGAGACCTGTCCAAATTCGGCATCTCCATTCCCGAACTCCTCCGCGTCATTGAACGGCTGCATGAGTTGGACGAGGTGGATGCGTTCAAGCTGCTGCATTTCCACCTGGGCAGCCAGATTTCGGACATCCGGTCGCTGAAACGGGCGGTCAAGGAGATCACCCAGGTCTACGTCCAGATGCGGGCGCGGGGTATTCCGGTCGATTACCTGGATGTCGGGGGTGGCCTCGGCGTCAATTACGGCGCATCGTATGCCAGTGACGAAGACGGCATCAACTATTCCCTGCAGGAGTACGCCAACGCCATCGTACAGACGGTCAAGGAAGTGTGTGACGCGGCCGATGCACCGCATCCCGTCATCATCTCCGAAAGCGGACGCGCGCTCACGGCCCATCACTCCGTGCTGGTCGTGAATACCCTCGGCATGTACCGGAAGGACGAAATCAATGATGATTTCGAACCGTCCGAGGATGACCACCAGGTGGTAAAGGATCTGTTCGAGACGCTCTCCTGGGTCTCGGCGGGTGAGGAAATGGACCTTTCGCAGTTGCTCGAGGCGCTCCATGATGCCGCCGGCAAGCGTCAGGAAGCCGACTCCCTGTTCGGATTCGGGTACTTGAGCATTGAGCAAAAAGCGGCAGCGGAACGCCTGTACTGGTCCATTTGCCGCCGCTTGAATCGGTTCCTCCATGCGATGGACGAGGACGAGATCCTGCCGCCCGAACTGGATGCGCTGGACACCCACCTCGTGGACCAGTGCCTGTGCGACTTTTCCGTCTTCCAATCGGCGCTGGACCACTGGGCCATCGGCCAGCGCTTCCCCATCATGCCCCTCCAGCGCCTTGATGAGGAGCCCACGCGCCGCGCCGTGTTGGTGGACCTGACGTGCGATTCGGACGGAAAGATCAGCAGCTATGTCTCATCGGGGACGGACAAACGGTTCATGAACATGCACGCCATTGAACCGGGCGAGCCGTATTACCTCGGGTTTTTCCTGATGGGCGCGTACCAGGATATCATGGGCGATACGCACAATCTGTTCGGACGCGTATCGGAAGCCCACATCTACGCCGACGACGACGAACCGGAGGGCTTTTACATCGAGAAGATCCTTCCGGGAACGTCCGTGCAGGATATGCTGGCGCTTGTGCAGTACTTCCCGAACGATCTGCAGAACCGGATGAACAAGCTCATCCGGTCCAAGATCGATGACGGAACACTGCGCCCCCGGATCGGATTCGAACTCCTGGAGCGCTACAAGAAGGCGTTTGATCAACATACGTACTACACGACGCACGACAGGGCATGACAACCTCCCGATCCGTTACTGTTGGCCTGGTCCAGATGCAATGCGCTGAGGACGCGGCCACGAATCTGGAACGCGCCGTCCGGGGCATGGAGACGGCTGCGGAGGGCGGCGCAACGCTCGTGTGTCTTCCCGAGCTGTTCCTCTCCCCGTATTTCTGTCAGGCGGAGGATGTGGACCTGTTCCGCCTGGCCGAACCCATTCCCGGACCGACGACGGACCGGCTGGTTGCCGAGTGCGCGCGGCTCGGCGTATCGGTCGTCGCGAGCCTGTTTGAAAAGCGGGCCGAAGGCCTGTACCACAACACAGCTGCCGTCATCGACCCGAAGCGCGGATACCTCGGAAAGTATCGTAAAATGCATATTCCGGACGATCCGCTGTACTCGGAGAAGTTCTATTTCGCGCCGGGCGACCTGGGGTTCAAGGTCTTCGAGACCGCCGGGATCCGGGTAGGCGTCCTGGTGTGCTGGGATCAGTGGTATCCCGAAGCGGCGCGACTGACGGCCCTGATGGGCGCGGACGTCCTGTTCTACCCGACGGCCATCGGGTGGCACCCGTACGAGAAAGCGTCCCACGGGGAGGCCCAGCATGCAGCATGGGAGACCATCCAGCGCAGCCACGCCGTCGCCAACGGATGCTTCGTGGCCGCGGTCAACCGGTCCGGTTTCGAGCCGACCGTCCCGGGCGGCGCGCACCCCGAGGGTATTGAATTCTGGGGGCAGTCGTTCCTGGCTGGCCCCGACGGCATGATCCTCGAGAAAGGGCCGCAGGAGACGCCGGCAGACGAACCCATCGTCCTGCTGCACACGCTTGATCTTGATCGGATAGCTGAACAACGGGGCGGCTGGCCGTTTTTCCGGGACCGCCGCATAGACGCCTACGGCGACATCACGCGCCGCTTCATCGATGCCGACTGACGTGAACCCAAAGCGCCGCTTTCCGGCCGAGTGGGAGCCGCACGAGGGTACGTGGTTTTCATGGCCCCAGAACCGCGATACGTGGCCGACCGGCCTGCCCGAAACCGAACAGGCCCTGGCCGAGGCGGTCCGCGCACTGGCCAGTGGCGAAACGGTGTGGTTGAATTGCCTGGACCACGCGCACGTCCGTCATGTCCGGAACATCGTCGGTACGGACCGGAATATTGTGTATCCGGTCATCCCGACCAACGATGCGTGGTGCCGGGATCACGGGGCTACCTTCGTCTATGACGGCGAGGATCGGGTTGCGCTCGACTGGCACTACAATGCCTGGGGCGGCAAATACCCCCCCTTTGATCTCGACCAGCAGGTCGCGGCCCGGATGGCCGCAATGACGGGTGCACGGTGCGTGTCCGTTGACGTCACGCTGGAAGGCGGCGCGCTGGAAACCGACGGCCGGGGCACGTTGCTTACGACGGCCTCCTGCGTCCTGAATCCGAACCGGAACCCCGGATTGGACCAGGACGGGGCAGAATCCCTGTTCAGGGAGTATCTCGGCGTCGAGCGGATTGTGTGGCTGGAAGGGGAACTGGCGGGAGACGACACGGACGGTCACATTGACAACCTGGTCCGTTTTACGGATCCGGATACGCTCGTTTACCCGGTCGTTGCGGAGCAGGACGTCCACTTCAAGGGGTTTGAACGCAACCGTGAACTCCTGGAAGCAAATTTTCACGATGATATTCGTCTGATTGCCCTGCCGCACCCGGATCCTGTGTGGCACGAAGGCGTGCGACTGCCCGCCAGCTACATGAACTTCTACATCGGCAATTCCGTTGTGGTCGTACCCGTGTATGGCTGCCCGGCCGATGAAGAGGTCTGTTCGACGCTGGGCATACTGTTTCCTGATCGAACCGTGGTACCCATCCGCTGTACGGAGGTCATTCGGGGGCTCGGCGCCCTCCATTGCCTCTCGCAACAAGTACCCCGCAACCACCCTAGCACTACCTGAGCATCCCATGTCCGAACTCTCCAGTTCCGAATTCAAGGACTCCCGAGCCGCCCCGTCGGTGTCCCGTGAGAAGTGGGCCCTGCACGCACACGCCAAACTGTCCAAAGGCTATGTGCTGATTGTATCGCCCGTCCGCAAAAGCGCGAATTTCTTCATGCCGGGCAAGGGATACGACCCTTGTCCCA
The Rhodothermales bacterium genome window above contains:
- the speA gene encoding biosynthetic arginine decarboxylase; amino-acid sequence: MKEPIVPVTAWSTDDAEALYMMGTWSDGYYAVGDNGNVHATQIGNPIDIRQVVDALVDRGVTFPLLIRFQDVLKGRVVQLNEAFREAIKEMEYGNRYTGVYPIKVNQLHEVVEEVLDAGKPFGMGLECGSKAELVAALPHLESDDTLLICNGYKDQTTVDLILTGQSLGKNVLPVMEKYDEFDALMAASRKRKIATQFGVRVRLTTAGAGKWADSGGDLSKFGISIPELLRVIERLHELDEVDAFKLLHFHLGSQISDIRSLKRAVKEITQVYVQMRARGIPVDYLDVGGGLGVNYGASYASDEDGINYSLQEYANAIVQTVKEVCDAADAPHPVIISESGRALTAHHSVLVVNTLGMYRKDEINDDFEPSEDDHQVVKDLFETLSWVSAGEEMDLSQLLEALHDAAGKRQEADSLFGFGYLSIEQKAAAERLYWSICRRLNRFLHAMDEDEILPPELDALDTHLVDQCLCDFSVFQSALDHWAIGQRFPIMPLQRLDEEPTRRAVLVDLTCDSDGKISSYVSSGTDKRFMNMHAIEPGEPYYLGFFLMGAYQDIMGDTHNLFGRVSEAHIYADDDEPEGFYIEKILPGTSVQDMLALVQYFPNDLQNRMNKLIRSKIDDGTLRPRIGFELLERYKKAFDQHTYYTTHDRA
- a CDS encoding carbon-nitrogen hydrolase, with protein sequence MTTSRSVTVGLVQMQCAEDAATNLERAVRGMETAAEGGATLVCLPELFLSPYFCQAEDVDLFRLAEPIPGPTTDRLVAECARLGVSVVASLFEKRAEGLYHNTAAVIDPKRGYLGKYRKMHIPDDPLYSEKFYFAPGDLGFKVFETAGIRVGVLVCWDQWYPEAARLTALMGADVLFYPTAIGWHPYEKASHGEAQHAAWETIQRSHAVANGCFVAAVNRSGFEPTVPGGAHPEGIEFWGQSFLAGPDGMILEKGPQETPADEPIVLLHTLDLDRIAEQRGGWPFFRDRRIDAYGDITRRFIDAD
- a CDS encoding deoxyhypusine synthase family protein, producing MISDFIEHHYRHFNAAALVDAAKGYVDHLQKGGKMMVTLAGAMSTAELGLSFAELIRRGHVHAITCTGANLEEDVFNLVAHDHYVRIPRYRDLTPADEEALLERHLNRVTDTCIPEEEAIRRIEKAVLDHWVAADEAGERYFPHEFLYRILLSGVLEEHYQIDPADSWLLAAAEKNLPIIVPGWEDSTLGNIFAGHVIKGTVKNVHTVRSGIEYMTYLADWYRREVPSAGVGFFQIGGGIAGDFPICVVPMLEQDLELDDVKRWAYFCQISDSTTSYGSYSGAVPNEKITWGKLSADTPSYVIESDATIVAPLIFTYVLERLGDQAHPKGH
- a CDS encoding agmatine deiminase family protein, coding for MNPKRRFPAEWEPHEGTWFSWPQNRDTWPTGLPETEQALAEAVRALASGETVWLNCLDHAHVRHVRNIVGTDRNIVYPVIPTNDAWCRDHGATFVYDGEDRVALDWHYNAWGGKYPPFDLDQQVAARMAAMTGARCVSVDVTLEGGALETDGRGTLLTTASCVLNPNRNPGLDQDGAESLFREYLGVERIVWLEGELAGDDTDGHIDNLVRFTDPDTLVYPVVAEQDVHFKGFERNRELLEANFHDDIRLIALPHPDPVWHEGVRLPASYMNFYIGNSVVVVPVYGCPADEEVCSTLGILFPDRTVVPIRCTEVIRGLGALHCLSQQVPRNHPSTT